A section of the Ciceribacter thiooxidans genome encodes:
- a CDS encoding ABC transporter ATP-binding protein, translating into MEASKTHKTPVSSSSITTVLKRIIAENGRDHVKGYIFAVLCLAVVALTTAFTAWIMETVVNEAFANQRADIVWLICGAILGAFMLRGLASYGQAVTLSKIGNNIVARYQRRLFSHLMTLSLGFFSESRSAHLAAQISQNINGIRDVLNLTVTSTARDLLTLIALIGVMFAKDWLLTLIVFVVAPPLLYALRYLSKRLRAATRESIIFNSHVLGAMQETIQGIAIVKAFTMEDELDRKVQSTIAAAERRANRIARLSERTSPLTETFAGVAISSVIAYAAFRSIYGGVLPGAFFSFIAALLMAYEPAKRLAKLQVQMERAVVNARMIYEILDMESPQRDRRDATELKVDRACIEFRGVRFAYGNNEPVLKGIDFVAEGGKTTALVGPSGAGKSTVITLVPRFYDPAEGEILIDGQNIASVTKASLRGHIAYVSQQPYLFEGTIRDNIRYGRPDATNAEIEEAARLAYAHDFILAQPMGYDTPVGENGVTLSGGQRQRLSIARALVRNAPILLLDEATSALDTESEAAVQKALDEAMTGRTVIVIAHRLSTIIKADKIIVMQSGTIAEEGTHQSLAQRPNGLYARLNQLQPGSGNNEFF; encoded by the coding sequence TTGGAAGCCAGCAAGACACACAAGACGCCCGTCAGTTCGAGCAGCATCACAACTGTTCTGAAGCGGATCATCGCCGAGAACGGGCGCGATCACGTCAAGGGCTATATCTTCGCTGTCCTCTGCCTTGCCGTGGTGGCGCTGACGACCGCCTTCACTGCCTGGATCATGGAAACGGTGGTGAACGAGGCCTTCGCCAACCAGAGAGCGGATATCGTCTGGCTCATCTGCGGTGCCATTCTCGGCGCCTTCATGCTGCGCGGCCTTGCAAGCTACGGTCAGGCGGTCACCCTTTCGAAAATCGGCAACAACATCGTTGCACGTTATCAACGTCGCCTCTTTTCGCATCTGATGACCCTTTCGCTGGGCTTCTTCAGCGAGTCACGCTCGGCCCATCTTGCCGCACAGATCAGCCAGAACATCAACGGTATCCGTGATGTTCTCAATCTCACGGTCACTTCGACCGCGCGCGACCTGCTGACATTGATTGCACTCATCGGCGTCATGTTCGCCAAGGACTGGCTGCTGACATTGATCGTCTTCGTTGTCGCGCCGCCGCTGCTCTATGCCCTGCGTTACCTGTCGAAGCGACTACGTGCGGCAACGCGCGAGTCTATCATCTTCAACAGCCACGTGCTGGGTGCCATGCAGGAGACGATCCAGGGCATCGCGATCGTCAAGGCGTTCACAATGGAAGACGAACTGGACCGCAAGGTCCAGAGCACGATCGCCGCCGCGGAGCGCCGCGCGAACCGTATCGCCAGGCTGAGCGAACGCACGTCGCCGCTGACGGAAACCTTCGCGGGCGTCGCCATCTCCAGCGTAATCGCCTACGCGGCGTTTCGGTCCATCTATGGTGGCGTGCTGCCGGGCGCCTTCTTCTCCTTCATCGCGGCGCTGTTGATGGCCTACGAACCGGCAAAGCGGCTCGCCAAGCTGCAGGTGCAGATGGAACGCGCCGTCGTCAATGCACGGATGATCTACGAAATCCTCGACATGGAAAGCCCGCAACGTGACAGGCGGGACGCAACCGAGCTCAAGGTCGACAGGGCCTGTATCGAATTTCGCGGCGTCAGGTTTGCCTATGGTAACAACGAGCCGGTGCTGAAGGGTATCGACTTCGTCGCTGAGGGCGGCAAGACCACGGCGCTTGTCGGCCCGTCCGGAGCCGGCAAGTCCACGGTGATTACGCTCGTTCCACGGTTCTATGATCCCGCGGAGGGTGAGATCCTGATCGACGGCCAGAATATTGCGTCCGTCACAAAGGCGTCGCTACGCGGACATATCGCCTACGTTTCCCAACAGCCCTATCTCTTTGAAGGGACGATCCGCGACAACATTCGCTATGGTCGTCCTGACGCGACCAATGCCGAGATCGAGGAAGCGGCCCGCCTCGCCTATGCACACGACTTCATCCTCGCTCAGCCTATGGGGTATGACACCCCTGTCGGCGAAAACGGCGTCACACTTTCCGGCGGCCAGCGGCAACGGCTATCGATCGCCCGTGCGCTTGTCCGCAATGCACCGATCCTGTTGCTTGACGAAGCGACCTCCGCACTCGACACGGAGTCGGAAGCCGCCGTTCAGAAGGCTCTGGACGAGGCAATGACCGGACGCACCGTGATCGTCATTGCCCACCGGCTTTCGACTATCATCAAGGCGGACAAGATCATCGTGATGCAGAGCGGGACGATCGCCGAGGAAGGCACCCATCAGTCGCTTGCACAGCGTCCCAACGGCCTCTACGCTCGACTGAACCAGCTGCAGCCAGGCAGCGGCAATAACGAATTCTTCTGA
- the dapB gene encoding 4-hydroxy-tetrahydrodipicolinate reductase has translation MKLVVVGAGGRMGQTVLRLIRATEDAVVHAAVERSGSPLIGRDAGELAGLGSIGVPVTDDPLAAFVHADGVIDFTSPAASVEYAGLAAQARIVHVIGSTGCTADDDAKIAAAARHARVVKSGNMSLGVNLLSVLVKQAAQALDAAGWDIEVLEMHHKRKVDAPSGTALLLGQAAAEGRGIDLADHSVRVRDGHTGPREEGSIGFATLRGGSVIGEHSVLFAGEGETITLSHSAGDRSLFARGALRAALWARDKKPGLYSMLDVLGLSSSI, from the coding sequence ATGAAACTCGTCGTCGTCGGAGCCGGTGGCCGCATGGGCCAGACGGTGCTGCGTCTCATCCGGGCGACGGAAGATGCCGTGGTTCACGCCGCGGTCGAACGGTCCGGTTCGCCCTTGATCGGCAGGGATGCGGGAGAACTGGCCGGGCTCGGCTCCATCGGCGTTCCGGTGACCGACGATCCCCTCGCGGCGTTCGTTCACGCCGACGGGGTCATTGATTTCACATCACCTGCGGCAAGCGTGGAATATGCTGGTCTCGCCGCGCAGGCGCGGATCGTCCATGTCATCGGCTCGACCGGCTGCACCGCGGATGACGATGCGAAAATCGCTGCGGCAGCACGCCATGCGCGGGTCGTCAAATCCGGCAATATGAGCCTTGGGGTCAACCTGCTCTCCGTCCTCGTCAAACAGGCCGCCCAGGCGCTTGACGCTGCCGGCTGGGACATCGAGGTGCTGGAAATGCACCACAAGCGCAAGGTGGACGCGCCGTCTGGGACCGCATTGCTCCTCGGGCAAGCCGCCGCCGAAGGGCGCGGCATCGATCTTGCCGACCATTCCGTCCGCGTGCGCGACGGGCATACGGGACCACGCGAGGAGGGCAGCATCGGCTTCGCCACTCTGCGCGGCGGCTCCGTGATTGGCGAGCACTCCGTCCTCTTCGCCGGTGAAGGCGAGACGATTACTCTTTCCCATAGCGCCGGCGATCGCTCGCTCTTTGCGCGCGGTGCGCTCCGGGCTGCACTCTGGGCGCGGGACAAGAAGCCCGGCCTCTATTCCATGCTCGATGTCCTCGGGCTTTCTTCATCCATCTAG
- a CDS encoding 2,3-bisphosphoglycerate-dependent phosphoglycerate mutase — protein MSGTLVLVRHGQSEWNLKNLFTGWRDPGLTELGIQEAEAGGQALADYGMKFDVAFTSALSRAQKTCEIILNKVGQSSLETVRDEALNERDYGDLSGLNKDDARAKWGEEQVHIWRRSYDVPPPGGESLRDTGARVWPYYMTDILPRVLRGEKVLVAAHGNSLRALVMVLDRLSKEQILKLNLATGVPMVYKLNPDSTVASKEVLGDMSGAH, from the coding sequence ATGAGCGGTACTCTCGTACTGGTCCGTCACGGCCAGAGCGAATGGAATCTCAAGAACCTGTTCACCGGCTGGCGCGATCCGGGCCTGACCGAACTCGGCATCCAGGAGGCTGAAGCCGGCGGCCAAGCTCTCGCCGATTATGGGATGAAGTTCGACGTCGCCTTCACCTCCGCTTTGTCGCGAGCGCAGAAGACCTGTGAGATCATCCTGAACAAGGTTGGGCAATCGAGCCTCGAGACCGTCCGTGACGAGGCCCTGAATGAGCGGGATTACGGTGACCTCTCCGGCCTCAACAAGGATGACGCGCGCGCCAAGTGGGGCGAGGAACAGGTGCATATCTGGCGACGCTCCTATGACGTTCCGCCGCCGGGTGGTGAGAGCCTGCGTGACACCGGTGCCCGCGTCTGGCCTTACTACATGACCGACATCCTGCCGCGTGTCCTGCGCGGCGAGAAGGTTCTGGTCGCCGCGCACGGCAATTCGCTACGCGCGCTCGTCATGGTTCTCGACCGTCTCTCCAAGGAGCAGATCCTCAAGCTCAACCTGGCGACCGGCGTGCCGATGGTCTACAAGCTCAATCCGGACTCGACCGTCGCCAGCAAGGAAGTGCTCGGCGACATGTCCGGCGCCCATTGA